The following nucleotide sequence is from Wolbachia endosymbiont (group E) of Neria commutata.
GGCTTCAAACAACCATAAGCTGCTTTGGTAAAGAGCCAAGGTAGTGAGCATTATGGAAAAGGCGTAATTATGCGTCATGTATGGAATAGAAAGATGAACGAAAGTGAACCACTGATGAAGTGTCGAAAACAATTAGGTGGCGTCAAAACCAGGGGGTCTTGATTAACCTGGGATAAGTCTATCAGGAACTTGTTTACTGGGTAGATGGCGTCCGGCATAGAGGTGGCATGAATCTATTTCAGGCTATTGTGTGGAACTACGGGAACCTGTCGTTTCGATGATAAGGGAGAAATCCAAGGAGCTAAACTCCAAGGGTGAGAGTACCGATACGGAAAACAGGGGCGGATCAGCTCGTAGTAGTGAAGAAGTTTCTGTAATGGGAATGGAGCGAAGGGGCTGAGTTATTCAGTTTTAGTTATTTGTCAACCGAAAGGGAGGAGTAAATGAATAAAACAAAGTCTTTTGATATACCGAAGCAACTTATTAGGAGAGCTTATAAACAAGTGTCCAAAAACAAGGGTGCTGCTGGTGTAGATGAGGTTTCGATAACAAAGTTTGAGGAAGATCTAAAAGATAATCTCTATAAACTATGGAATCGGATGTCATCTGGAAGTTATTTTCCAGAGCCTGTAAAAGCTGTAGCAATACCAAAAGGTACGGGAGGGGGACAAAGAATTTTATGTGTTCCTTCAGTATCGGACAGGATAGCGCAGACAGCAGCTACAATGTATCTAGAACCGTTAGTAGAACCGAAGTTTCATGAAGATTCATATGGTTATAGACCAAACAAATCTGCACTGGATGCGGTAGGAACTGCGAGGAAAAGATGCTGGTGGTACGATTGGACGATAGATCTTGATATAGCAGGATTTTTCGACAATTTGGACCACGAGTTGGCATTGCAAGCTATCAAAAGGCACACAGACTGCAAATGGGTCATACTGTATGTTGAAAGATGGATAAAAGCTCCAATTCAGCAAGCAGATGGCGGTAAGGTAGTTAGGGAAAAAGGAGTTCCGCAAGGAGGTTCAACAAGCCCGCTGATCTCAAACATATTTATGCATCATGTATTTGATGAGTGGATGAGACGAAAGTGCCCAACAATAGCATTTGAGAGGTATGTAGATGATGCGATAGTGCACTGCAAGAGTAGTAGGCAGGCAGAATTTATGAGGGTAGCAATAGAAGAAAGATTGGCTGAGTATAAGCTAAAATTACATCCTGAAAAGACACAAATTGTGTACTGCAAGGATGACAATAGGAAAAGTGAATTTCCTAAACAAAGTTTTGATTTTCTGGGTTATACATTTAGACCCAGGTTAGCAAGAAATAAAATAGGAAAGCATTTTGTTTCATTTCTTCCTGCGATTAGCAACAAGGCCAAGAAAAATATTACTACAACCATAAGGTCATGGAAAATACTACGAAATACACACAAAACATCAGAGGAAATATCAAAGATAGTAAATCCAATAGTCAGAGGCTGGTATCAGTACTATGGCAGGTTTTACAGGAAAGAGATATACAAACCTCTGAGAAACATAGAGCGGCACCTAGAAAAGTGGGTCAGAAGAAAGTATAAGAAGCTTCGAAATCATGGAAGACTAGCAAGGCAACTTCTAGGAA
It contains:
- the ltrA gene encoding group II intron reverse transcriptase/maturase; protein product: MNKTKSFDIPKQLIRRAYKQVSKNKGAAGVDEVSITKFEEDLKDNLYKLWNRMSSGSYFPEPVKAVAIPKGTGGGQRILCVPSVSDRIAQTAATMYLEPLVEPKFHEDSYGYRPNKSALDAVGTARKRCWWYDWTIDLDIAGFFDNLDHELALQAIKRHTDCKWVILYVERWIKAPIQQADGGKVVREKGVPQGGSTSPLISNIFMHHVFDEWMRRKCPTIAFERYVDDAIVHCKSSRQAEFMRVAIEERLAEYKLKLHPEKTQIVYCKDDNRKSEFPKQSFDFLGYTFRPRLARNKIGKHFVSFLPAISNKAKKNITTTIRSWKILRNTHKTSEEISKIVNPIVRGWYQYYGRFYRKEIYKPLRNIERHLEKWVRRKYKKLRNHGRLARQLLGKMRKEEPNTFYHWTLGLGQKTE